One window of the Trypanosoma brucei gambiense DAL972 chromosome 5, complete sequence genome contains the following:
- a CDS encoding 60S ribosomal protein L13a, putative: MVLPSRRSLNRSSRKGFKKHRPDIIVIDLKDHVLGRAAAIVAKQLLLGKKITVVRCEKLTIAGSEIRNKIKYLQFLRKRKLSNPKLGPFHHRSPSDVFIRTVRSMLPRYTKRGQRALRQLVAYEGVPVNVVRTGGRVVIPKAQRHNCYRNERRFTVLGNMCKHVGWKYSDVVEKLEAARIEKSGRHHKKMEKVRVAWKNARKEALKKMPQKNVEVLKKFGLA; the protein is encoded by the coding sequence ATGGTTTTACCAAGCCGCAGGTCGCTGAATCGCAGCTCCCGCAAGGGCTTCAAGAAGCACCGTCCTgacattattgttattgaccTGAAGGACCATGTATTGGGTCGTGCGGCCGCCATCGTCGCCAAGCAGCTGCTGCTCGGAAAGAAGATAACTGTGGTCCGTTGTGAGAAATTAACAATTGCAGGATCGGAGATTCGCAACAAGATCAAGTACCTGCAGTTCCTTCGCAAGCGGAAGCTGTCAAACCCGAAACTTGGACCATTCCATCATCGCAGTCCCTCTGATGTGTTTATCCGCACAGTTCGCTCCATGTTGCCGCGTTACACAAAGCGAGGCCAGCGCGCGCTCCGCCAGCTCGTTGCTTACGAGGGCGTACCCGTCAACGTCGTGCGTACCGGCGGTCGTGTGGTGATTCCCAAGGCGCAGCGTCACAACTGCTACCGTAACGAGCGCCGCTTCACGGTGTTGGGTAACATGTGCAAACACGTTGGATGGAAGTACAGCGACGTTGTGGAGAAACTTGAGGCAGCCCGTATTGAAAAGTCCGGGCGTCACCACaagaagatggaaaaggTTCGCGTCGCTTGGAAGAATGCCCGCAAGGAGGCCCTCAAGAAGATGCCCCAGAAGAATGTGGAGGTTCTCAAGAAGTTTGGTCTTGCGTAA
- a CDS encoding protein kinase, putative — MSGSATTALAPHEYREQSEAGANLSDCVFQSAASVEVESASGAIVTHRLVDEESGMRADANSRCANGTEMPEVAHVSDESRVDAAEGVAPQVSMKLDQRADQNCTDAAERSGGAVLTQPSGGGCGTGKNANDPAMVSCVAAKGMLEVKMGKKTMGRADPVHSAGLSAIMRPRLMTVARRGQAVASSLSTESLAMRAASSTKDGHGERVATHVNATTSDVVGAASDVQSNSVPSAEPRLSGRHNDDESKQSSTGMHVANHNNHDHRRQDAFAPQVCSSGVVTTVSTAITNAVPVPANVTFTTWASSGRNPRPIVALSVHLSELYRRIDALCCQKRRMAEPGPKYNDGFDDKEGHYLVLYGEEILNRYTVRELLGKGSFGTVVRCFDAKRQENVALKITRHGLSFRTQAKLELDILLGLNGNPRLNSLVVKLLKAFDWRGHLVLVFELLTYNLYQLIKHTGYRGVGPRVVRKFAFQLVQALRELEEAKPSPIIHCDIKPENILLKYPNRSSIRLIDFGSATYTNKVIHRYIQSRYYRSPEVILYLEYGTAIDRWSLGCVLVELYTGLPLFDGKTEAAQLARFEALLGPVPVDMLESSPKLNGFYEKVGRNYKLKEPLPPHRSLKAVLGLMDGATPQEARRIPLEDEVEDALQLYDFVSRLLRYRASERMSCEEALRHPFLEPMKQ; from the coding sequence ATGAGCGGCAGTGCAACTACGGCTCTGGCCCCTCATGAGTATCGTGAGCAGTCAGAAGCCGGTGCCAATCTGTCAGATTGTGTATTTCAATCAGCAGCGTCTGTAGAGGTTGAGAGCGCATCTGGTGCAATTGTTACTCACAGGTTAGTGGATGAGGAGTCGGGCATGCGGGCAGATGCCAACTCTCGCTGCGCTAATGGGACTGAAATGCCTGAAGTAGCCCATGTTAGCGATGAGTCTCGTGTAGATGCTGCAGAGGGCGTTGCGCCTCAAGTCTCCATGAAATTGGATCAGAGAGCGGATCAAAACTGCACAGATGCGGCGGAACGTTCTGGTGGTGCTGTTTTAACTCAACCTAGTGGCGGTGGTTGCGGAACAGGCAAGAATGCCAATGATCCAGCCATGGTTTCATGTGTAGCGGCGAAAGGCATGCTTGAAGTGAAAATGGGTAAGAAGACAATGGGACGGGCAGATCCCGTACATAGTGCGGGGCTTAGTGCCATTATGCGTCCTCGTTTGATGACTGTGGCCCGTAGAGGGCAGGCAGTTGCATCTTCCCTTTCGACTGAGTCTCTGGCAATGCGTGCTGCTTCATCGACCAAAGATGGTCATGGTGAGCGAGTCGCAACTCACGTGAATGCCACAACCTCCGATGTTGTAGGCGCTGCATCAGATGTCCAGTCTAATAGTGTGCCAAGTGCAGAACCACGGTTGAGTGGCCGgcataatgatgatgaatcAAAGCAATCTAGTACAGGTATGCATGTCGCTAATCACAATAACCACGATCATCGTAGGCAGGATGCATTTGCACCCCAAGTATGTTCTTCAGGTGTTGTTACTACTGTTTCTACTGCTATTACCAATGCCGTCCCAGTGCCTGCGAATGTTACTTTCACAACGTGGGCTTCCAGCGGTAGGAACCCTCGTCCAATAGTTGCTCTTAGTGTTCATCTGTCTGAGCTGTATCGGCGCATAGATGCGTTATGTTgtcaaaaaagaaggatggcAGAGCCAGGGCCAAAATACAATGATGGCTTCGATGACAAGGAGGGACATTACTTGGTTCTTTATGGTGAGGAGATACTCAATCGGTACACTGTGCGTGAGTTACTGGGGAAGGGTAGTTTTGGAACTGTCGTTCGATGTTTTGATGCGAAACGACAGGAGAATGTTGCACTCAAGATAACTCGTCATGGACTTAGTTTTCGAACGCAGGCGAAATTGGAGTTGGACATCCTCTTGGGCCTGAACGGAAATCCCCGTCTCAATAGCCTCGTTGTGAAGTTATTAAAGGCGTTTGATTGGCGGGGACACCTTGTCCTTGTATTTGAACTGCTCACCTACAACTTGTATCAACTCATCAAGCACACGGGTTACCGTGGAGTTGGACCTCGTGTGGTGCGGAAGTTTGCCTTTCAGTTGGTCCAAGCTCTACGTGAGCTGGAGGAGGCGAAGCCCAGTCCAATCATTCACTGCGACATCAAGCCCGAGAATATACTGCTGAAGTATCCCAATCGCAGCAGCATCCGCCTCATTGATTTTGGCTCCGCAACTTATACCAACAAGGTTATCCATCGTTACATTCAAAGTCGTTATTATCGCAGTCCTGAGGTTATTTTATACTTGGAATATGGAACTGCGATTGACCGATGGTCATTAGGCTGTGTGCTTGTTGAGTTATATACGGGGTTACCGCTATTTGATGGGAAAACAGAGGCAGCACAGCTTGCACGTTTTGAAGCTCTGCTTGGCCCCGTGCCAGTTGATATGTTGGAGTCATCACCGAAACTAAATGGATTTTATGAAAAAGTGGGTCGGAACTACAAATTAAAGGAGCCTCTTCCGCCGCATCGGTCCCTGAAAGCCGTTCTCGGTCTTATGGATGGTGCCACTCCTCAAGAAGCTCGCAGGATTCCATTGGAAGATGAGGTGGAGGATGCCCTTCAGTTATATGACTTTGTTAGCCGCCTTTTGCGCTACAGAGCCTCTGAGCGCATGAGTTGTGAGGAGGCATTACGTCACCCCTTTTTAGAACCGATGAAGCAATGA